One genomic segment of Actinoplanes ianthinogenes includes these proteins:
- a CDS encoding DUF2252 domain-containing protein, with translation MDATPTISSHVVLSSAGDEGFTTLRRPARPRAERYEIGRSLRERSPRSDMADWRPPPGRPDPVRQVVASHEGRLPWLVPVRIGRMIANPYAFLRGTAGLMADDFAGLPHTGITPVICGDAHLGNFGFYASPERELVFDLNDFDEAHPGPWEWDLRRLAVSVYVAGRVNGFREGACTDAVRHCVEEYREQIIDLSSRPLLARSFAQLDVEAMRSQAGKGSFRDEIERAARRARRRTSDRALPRFTEQRDGTRRLVEEPPVITRPSDDDRELLEQALDGYLTTLKPHWARILGGYRILDVAHKVVGVGSVGLRAYVALCEGSDPDDVVFLQLKQARRSVIAKHQHGDLAWHRHQGQRVVEYQQALQTVSDPLLGWTTVGDHQFYVRQFRDMKGAILVEDINAGALADYAGICGYLLAKSHARTSGASMIAGYVGSGDKLDDSVAKFARLYADQVEKDHAALVAAVRTGVLAAETA, from the coding sequence ATGGACGCGACACCCACGATCAGCAGCCACGTCGTGCTCAGCTCAGCGGGCGACGAAGGTTTCACAACCCTGCGCCGTCCCGCGCGGCCGCGCGCCGAACGATACGAGATCGGACGGTCACTGCGCGAGCGGTCCCCCCGCTCGGACATGGCGGACTGGCGTCCGCCGCCCGGCCGGCCGGACCCGGTGCGGCAGGTGGTGGCGTCCCACGAGGGCCGGCTGCCCTGGCTCGTCCCGGTCCGGATCGGCCGCATGATCGCCAATCCGTACGCGTTCCTGAGGGGAACGGCCGGACTGATGGCCGACGACTTCGCCGGCCTGCCGCACACCGGCATCACCCCGGTGATCTGCGGCGACGCCCACCTCGGGAACTTCGGCTTCTATGCCAGCCCGGAGCGCGAGCTGGTCTTCGACCTCAACGACTTCGACGAGGCGCACCCCGGGCCGTGGGAGTGGGACCTGCGCCGCCTGGCGGTCAGCGTCTACGTGGCCGGCCGGGTCAACGGCTTCCGGGAGGGCGCCTGCACCGACGCCGTCCGGCACTGCGTCGAGGAGTACCGCGAGCAGATCATCGACCTGTCCTCACGGCCGCTGCTGGCGCGCTCGTTCGCCCAGCTCGACGTCGAGGCGATGCGGTCGCAGGCGGGCAAGGGCAGTTTCCGGGACGAGATCGAGCGGGCGGCGCGGCGGGCGCGGCGGCGCACCAGTGACCGGGCGCTGCCCCGGTTCACCGAGCAGCGCGACGGCACCCGGCGGCTGGTCGAGGAGCCGCCGGTGATCACCCGTCCCTCGGACGACGACCGGGAGCTGCTCGAGCAGGCCCTGGACGGATACCTGACCACGCTCAAGCCGCACTGGGCGCGGATCCTCGGCGGCTACCGGATCCTCGACGTGGCGCACAAGGTGGTCGGCGTCGGCTCGGTCGGGCTGCGGGCCTACGTCGCGCTCTGCGAGGGCAGCGACCCCGACGACGTGGTGTTCCTGCAACTCAAGCAGGCCCGACGCTCGGTGATCGCCAAACACCAGCACGGCGACCTGGCGTGGCACCGGCACCAGGGGCAGCGGGTGGTGGAGTATCAGCAGGCGTTGCAGACGGTCAGTGACCCGCTGCTGGGCTGGACCACGGTCGGCGACCACCAGTTCTACGTACGCCAGTTCCGCGACATGAAGGGGGCGATCCTGGTCGAGGACATCAACGCCGGCGCGCTCGCCGACTACGCCGGCATCTGCGGCTATCTGCTCGCCAAGTCGCACGCCCGGACCAGCGGCGCGTCGATGATCGCCGGGTACGTCGGCAGCGGCGACAAGCTGGACGACTCGGTGGCCAAGTTCGCCCGGCTCTATGCCGACCAGGTGGAGAAGGACCACGCGGCCCTGGTCGCCGCGGTCCGCACCGGCGTCCTCGCGGCGGAGACGGCATGA
- a CDS encoding LacI family DNA-binding transcriptional regulator, with protein MTDVARLAGVSHQTVSRVLNDHPNVKEQTRIRVRAAIAELGYRPNRAARALVTGRSQLIGVVARNSMLYGPASMLTEFEQAAADAGFAVSVGSVRELDRDSISAVVDRHLDQRVAGLVVIAQTASATEALAEIPADVPVVFIDGDPAAGRSLVTVDQVAGARAAVQHLLEAGHETVWHVSGPTDWFDSAGRIQGWRQTLQEAGREVPPLLSADWSAAEGYRAGQMLARMPEVTAIFTANDHLALGVLRALHERGRRVPHDVSLIGFDDVPEAAYFIPPLTTVRQAFGDVARAALTLLLGQMKDEPGAADTVIVPAQLVVRESVAPPA; from the coding sequence ATGACGGACGTGGCGAGACTGGCCGGGGTGTCCCACCAGACCGTCTCACGCGTTCTGAACGATCATCCGAATGTCAAGGAGCAGACCCGGATCCGGGTCCGGGCCGCGATCGCCGAGCTCGGCTACCGGCCGAACCGGGCGGCTCGTGCCCTGGTCACCGGCCGGTCGCAGCTGATCGGCGTGGTGGCCCGCAACAGCATGCTGTACGGCCCGGCCTCGATGTTGACCGAGTTCGAGCAGGCCGCGGCGGACGCCGGGTTCGCGGTGAGCGTGGGCAGCGTCCGCGAGCTGGACCGCGACTCGATCTCCGCGGTGGTCGACCGGCACCTGGACCAGCGGGTGGCCGGGCTGGTGGTGATCGCCCAGACGGCGTCGGCCACCGAGGCCCTGGCCGAGATCCCGGCCGACGTGCCGGTGGTGTTCATCGACGGCGATCCGGCGGCCGGGCGGTCGCTGGTCACCGTCGACCAGGTGGCCGGCGCCCGGGCGGCCGTCCAGCACCTGCTGGAGGCCGGGCACGAGACGGTCTGGCACGTCTCCGGCCCGACCGACTGGTTCGACTCGGCAGGGCGCATCCAGGGCTGGCGGCAGACCCTTCAGGAGGCCGGGCGGGAGGTCCCGCCGCTGCTGAGCGCCGACTGGTCGGCCGCCGAGGGGTACCGAGCCGGGCAGATGCTGGCCCGGATGCCCGAGGTCACCGCGATCTTCACGGCCAACGACCACCTGGCCCTGGGCGTGCTGCGGGCGCTGCACGAGCGCGGCCGCCGGGTGCCGCACGACGTCAGCCTGATCGGTTTCGACGACGTGCCCGAGGCGGCGTACTTCATCCCGCCGCTGACCACGGTGCGCCAGGCGTTCGGGGACGTGGCGCGGGCCGCGCTGACCCTGTTGCTGGGACAGATGAAGGACGAACCGGGCGCAGCGGATACAGTGATCGTCCCGGCACAATTGGTGGTGCGTGAGAGCGTCGCTCCCCCCGCCTGA
- a CDS encoding TIGR03618 family F420-dependent PPOX class oxidoreductase, which yields MSGVISLESVALREFWTERHLCTLTTLRADGSPHVVAVGATLDPVAGIARVISSGTSAKVRHVLRGQERVAICQVDGPRWSTVEGLAVIRDDPEAVADAERRYAQRYRTPRPNPARVVIEVKVTRVLGSASLTG from the coding sequence ATGAGCGGGGTGATCAGTCTGGAGTCGGTGGCGCTGCGGGAGTTCTGGACCGAGCGGCACCTGTGCACCCTGACCACGCTGCGGGCCGACGGGTCGCCGCACGTGGTCGCGGTCGGCGCCACCCTCGACCCGGTCGCCGGGATCGCCCGGGTGATCTCCTCCGGCACCTCGGCCAAGGTCCGGCACGTGCTGCGCGGGCAGGAACGGGTGGCGATCTGCCAGGTCGACGGGCCGCGCTGGAGCACCGTGGAGGGCCTCGCGGTGATCCGCGACGACCCGGAGGCCGTCGCGGACGCGGAGCGACGGTACGCCCAGCGTTACCGCACCCCGCGGCCCAACCCGGCCCGCGTGGTCATCGAGGTCAAGGTCACCCGGGTGCTCGGCTCCGCCTCACTGACCGGCTGA
- the mptB gene encoding polyprenol phosphomannose-dependent alpha 1,6 mannosyltransferase MptB, with translation MLTSRALRWVGFSGSVLLFAAGLLGGALPARGSHDLPVVLLWLAGTGLMSYAWWTGRDREHSVRWVLGTIVLWSAPFLFLPPVGSRDFYSYNCQGELFTHDLSPYAATAASLPCTWLGAVPPIWQDTVTPYGPLFILLAGAIVAAGQALPPGSAIVDALPPQLGELLLPLVLFRLAALAGVLAMAAGLPVLARRCGIPPSRALWLALAGPLVGAHLLGGPHNDAVMLGLLVAGLAVVTRFARRPVGVLAGGVLLGCAVAVKATALIAVPFAVLIVAAARAADRRIDLRGLVVGTAGVAGAAAATLAGITALAGLDYGWIAGVRDSEALVQFSSMPTAVGMTITYAGQLFDKGFDAVPAVRSVAFVVLAVTLVVIWVRALRDRADPVRAALFGAAAAVVATVALAPVFLPWYTLWPLTLLAATTLRTKAVMLIAIVASFSVLPDGSGLVRSLKFPGAPLVTGYLIYLGVRYLRRWARERRQPVSEAEPSTRVTLTSMTTRAGLGRGVR, from the coding sequence GTGCTGACGTCGCGGGCCCTGCGCTGGGTCGGTTTCTCCGGTTCCGTCCTGCTGTTCGCCGCCGGTCTGCTCGGCGGAGCGCTGCCGGCCCGGGGGAGTCACGACCTGCCGGTCGTCCTCCTGTGGCTGGCCGGCACAGGCCTGATGAGTTACGCGTGGTGGACCGGCCGTGATCGGGAGCACAGCGTGAGGTGGGTGCTCGGCACCATCGTGCTGTGGTCCGCGCCGTTCCTGTTCCTGCCGCCGGTCGGCAGCCGCGACTTCTACTCCTACAACTGCCAGGGCGAGCTGTTCACGCACGACCTGAGTCCCTATGCGGCGACCGCCGCGTCGCTGCCGTGCACCTGGCTCGGCGCGGTCCCGCCGATCTGGCAGGACACCGTGACGCCGTACGGTCCGCTGTTCATCCTGCTCGCCGGGGCGATCGTGGCGGCCGGTCAGGCGCTGCCGCCCGGGTCCGCGATCGTCGACGCGCTGCCCCCGCAGCTCGGCGAGCTGCTGCTGCCGCTGGTCCTGTTCCGGCTGGCCGCGCTGGCCGGAGTGCTGGCCATGGCGGCCGGGCTGCCGGTGCTGGCCCGCCGCTGCGGGATCCCGCCGTCCAGGGCGCTCTGGCTGGCCCTGGCCGGCCCGCTGGTCGGCGCGCACCTGCTCGGTGGCCCGCACAACGACGCGGTGATGCTCGGCCTGCTGGTCGCCGGCCTGGCCGTGGTGACCCGGTTCGCCCGGCGGCCGGTGGGGGTGCTGGCCGGCGGCGTGCTGCTCGGCTGCGCGGTGGCGGTGAAGGCGACCGCGCTGATCGCCGTCCCGTTCGCGGTGCTGATCGTGGCGGCGGCCCGGGCCGCCGACCGCCGGATCGACCTGCGCGGCCTGGTGGTCGGCACGGCCGGCGTGGCCGGGGCGGCCGCGGCCACCCTGGCCGGGATCACCGCGCTGGCCGGGCTCGACTACGGCTGGATCGCCGGGGTGCGCGACAGCGAGGCGCTGGTCCAGTTCAGCTCGATGCCGACGGCGGTCGGCATGACGATCACCTATGCCGGGCAGCTGTTCGACAAGGGGTTCGACGCGGTCCCGGCGGTCCGCTCGGTCGCCTTCGTGGTGCTCGCCGTGACGCTGGTGGTCATCTGGGTGCGTGCGCTGCGGGACCGGGCCGATCCGGTCCGGGCCGCCCTGTTCGGGGCGGCCGCGGCCGTGGTCGCGACGGTGGCCCTGGCCCCGGTGTTCCTGCCCTGGTACACGCTCTGGCCGCTGACCCTGCTGGCCGCCACGACGCTGCGCACCAAGGCGGTGATGCTGATCGCGATCGTGGCGTCGTTCTCGGTGCTGCCGGACGGCTCCGGCCTGGTCCGCTCGCTGAAGTTCCCGGGCGCGCCCCTGGTCACCGGTTACCTGATCTACCTCGGTGTCCGGTACCTGCGCCGCTGGGCCCGCGAGCGTCGTCAGCCGGTCAGTGAGGCGGAGCCGAGCACCCGGGTGACCTTGACCTCGATGACCACGCGGGCCGGGTTGGGCCGCGGGGTGCGGTAA